The following proteins are encoded in a genomic region of Huiozyma naganishii CBS 8797 chromosome 9, complete genome:
- the DOP1 gene encoding Dop1p (similar to Saccharomyces cerevisiae DOP1 (YDR141C); ancestral locus Anc_8.313), which translates to MSLALKPLTIDVQGKQLDSKQKKFHSNVKKALERFDLVTEWADYIASLGALLKALQSWQPQFSNVKYYVPSPYEVSRRLTSSLSPELPAGVHNKTLEVYTYIFENIGLEALASECNIWIPGILPLMSYASMSVRSTLIEVYDTYLVQLPSQTLQVVVRPLLASLFPGVDDESSEFLGPTLKLIETLQENLGDDSLFWQTCFIIMMANKERRLGGLVWLTRKLPSLNAVPHLVAELNKTDAALTKNRSKDTALALLLPQTKKLLKPEPGLLIRCFVCALDQDNDLLIKRGALDLLLQRLHLNSPVLTDIVNAEDLKLLVMSCCKTTLAKDMSLNRRVWNWLLGPSLNNNPGNDGATTPVSAADLSINNSKYFMKYGIDPLINGLEDMISTADGILVALRVCLLFMDRWEIGSHVIPKMFITLLRGTEKFQDNEQVMKAANTFFDAVETFIIWSEIFKWVIQNGDFAFLQFVLANFHITGDEEIIVRHLPPILLAILSFFNIEQNRARLPKNKQNELISQILEFLPERAFLPLSNSKLSIKDDHDPNTTLKVIDDYYSKIRDSILTSDDNENPNEITLPFATADLTFLIVYNVYELLLRDLKVGTNIKESSKLFVAVFEKVPEHNDEENKIPENWSLITLTDKIFETLRKDNSPLETDALVGVLDIYSHYLFLRMPLLESIKMLNLIVSLLWEYMLSPNWQGIAIKSLKSLIRTVPTENIEAALCSAFKNEKDVTKRLLVLDLLWVHSSDYAAIIRQPLELILDVLFDDQNPYYLTVSKWILSLLNSGTSNRLYQILTDELSSFPFLNNDTLGEFDDLEMFAYRVQVLINVLHTNDALVMKNFSTELTPNSSLDKWKNQDVSTYKNLTIAILMKFLALENNSDAKSIRSTLILLNCLLDGTEENFKDYIIFFLKLVSKYVTEINLEGELIAVSLLDMVSKILRLSHNRGMKLEIFTDDDSHLKFIDFLVTSISKINNTLVITSYVKLLSESITYFGNSLFDILLPLTASIIQCIQRFLNAEKEKGGYYQSISLLLGALEDILKVSHSLLSMDEKDSYFSGVGNTGDFLQSVVSNVFSNENQETGIRTQGERDVIIQAFKQVTVCSLDIWTWAHKTTGVIGGKSSSTPNTGNYNAYKFKFRSKKLLETLFLLEPMEVLENLIVIESSDMVITLIHVLDGNKPSLTIPFFFFGIISRYNKGSVTKFSIHKSSKGSGRLESSLIHKLKGETLMDFLVTYAKSLENTAVEEFYNDFISFFKDIALNYTLYKPIAYKVIEFIGIIAEKLQKTQFNQQKHYKKELSDIFVKYLPNAIAELPSDALEKSKALTIVRHLVSKVQYIVNDTVGGDRFSSIISIIVSQCLTTPLKYKGEKDSKLSDDYLTLATSVSEVGAKVKNWKALIAEIFQDEKKSPCFGENKLWNSIIYEWSQYPDNKTKLLADLLLVTGSKRMGMTPALITFNSWNDSEVDAKCQNMLKISYLLIIAPVDTYLLDFQSLISCVCQYLVGNDSKIKTTCWILLRVLFLRFSVSHFNDYWGTLSYCLQTNLQEFCESVQIQQNVDCNLVLQVCKTLDLLLALGYEGFTSTNEWLFIIDTVNCIFKTYPYVALVDKISEFKEYGIGQIGDIELTESKELRLPLLCGVHSITKQSQLRNFFSGLSYSYYESMYSLKPLDTPACETDVFEDIFAQV; encoded by the coding sequence ATGTCGCTGGCACTAAAGCCGCTCACAATAGATGTGCAGGGGAAACAATTGGACtcgaagcagaagaagttcCATTCGAACGTGAAGAAGGCGTTGGAGCGGTTCGACTTAGTTACAGAATGGGCAGATTACATCGCCTCACTGGGTGCGCTGTTGAAGGCTTTGCAGAGTTGGCAACCGCAATTTTCTAACGTCAAGTACTACGTGCCGTCACCATATGAGGTGAGTAGACGGTTGACCTCGTCTCTAAGCCCCGAACTACCTGCCGGTGTCCACAACAAAACCTTAGAAGTTTACACATACATCTTCGAGAACATTGGGCTAGAAGCACTGGCCTCAGAGTGTAACATTTGGATTCCAGGTATTTTGCCATTAATGTCGTACGCATCGATGTCTGTCAGATCGACGCTTATCGAGGTGTACGATACATATCTGGTTCAATTGCCCTCTCAGACCCTGCAAGTGGTTGTTAGACCGTTGCTTGCATCGTTGTTCCCCGGGGTTGACGACGAGAGTAGTGAATTTCTGGGCCCAACTTTGAAGCTGATTGAAACTTTACAAGAGAACTTGGGAGACGACTCTCTGTTTTGGCAGACCTGTTTTATCATCATGATGGCTAATAAGGAGAGACGATTAGGTGGTCTTGTTTGGCTGACAAGAAAATTGCCCTCTTTGAATGCGGTGCCGCATTTGGTAGCAGAACTAAACAAGACTGACGCTGCCTTGACGAAAAATAGATCAAAAGATACTGCACTGGCACTCTTACTACCTCAAACTAAGAAATTGTTAAAACCGGAACCTGGTTTGCTAATTCGCTGTTTTGTCTGTGCTTTAGACCAAGACAATGATTTGTTGATCAAAAGGGGTGCTTTGGACTTGTTGCTGCAAAGATTACATTTGAACTCTCCTGTCTTAACTGACATTGTCAACGCAGAGGACTTAAAACTGTTAGTGATGAGCTGCTGCAAGACGACTTTGGCGAAAGATATGTCCTTGAACAGAAGAGTATGGAACTGGCTGCTAGGACCGAGCCTCAACAATAACCCAGGAAATGATGGTGCTACAACACCGGTCTCCGCTGCAGACCTAAGTATCAACAACTCAAAATATTTCATGAAATATGGAATTGATCCACTAATAAATGGACTAGAGGATATGATTAGTACCGCAGATGGAATTTTGGTTGCCCTTAGAGTGTGTCTTTTGTTCATGGACCGCTGGGAAATTGGTTCCCACGTCATTCCAAAAATGTTCATCACGTTATTGCGTGGtactgaaaaatttcaagataATGAGCAGGTTATGAAAGCAGCAAATACATTCTTTGATGCTGTAGAGACTTTCATCATTTGGAGTGAGATATTCAAGTGGGTTATTCAAAACGGGGATTTTGCATTCTTGCAGTTCGTTTTGGCAAATTTTCATATAACAGGTGACGAGGAAATTATTGTTAGGCACTTACCACCGATACTTTTGGCTATATTgagcttcttcaacattgAACAGAACCGAGCGCGTTTGCCAAAAAATAAGCAAAATGAATTGATTTCACAAATCTTAGAGTTTCTACCAGAACGCGCCTTCTTACCCCTAAGCAACTCTAAACTCAGCATCAAAGATGACCATGATCCCAATactactttgaaagttatTGATGACTACTACAGTAAAATCCGCGACTCCATTCTGACTTCTGATGATAATGAAAATCCAAATGAAATTACGCTTCCATTCGCCACGGCTGATTTGACCTTTTTGATTGTTTACAACGTTTATGAATTATTATTGAGGGATCTTAAGGTCGGTACGAACATTAAAGAATCCTCAAAACTCTTCGTCGCCGTATTTGAAAAGGTTCCTGAACACAACgacgaagaaaataaaataccCGAAAATTGGTCATTAATCACATTAACTgataaaatttttgaaacccTTAGAAAGGATAATTCGCCGCTCGAAACAGATGCTTTGGTAGGCGTTTTGGATATATACAGCCACTACCTCTTTCTGCGTATGCCATTATTAGAATCGATAAAAATGTTGAACCTTATTGTTAGCTTACTATGGGAATATATGCTTAGCCCGAACTGGCAGGGTATTGCcatcaaatctttgaaatcaCTGAtaagaactgttccaacCGAAAACATTGAAGCTGCTCTTTGCTCCGCCTTCAAAAATGAGAAGGATGTCACCAAAAGGTTACTCGTTTTGGACTTATTGTGGGTGCATTCGAGCGACTATGCTGCAATTATCAGACAGCCATTAGAGTTGATACTGGACGTACTTTTCGATGATCAGAATCCCTATTATTTGACAGTTTCGAAGTGGATCTTATCACTACTGAATTCGGGGACATCAAATAGATTGTACCAAATTTTAACAGATGAACTATCTTCTTTCCCGTTTTTAAATAATGATACACTAGGAGAGtttgatgatttggaaatgTTTGCATATAGAGTCCAAGTGCTAATCAATGTCTTGCACACTAATGATGCCCTTGTCATGAAGAACTTTTCTACAGAGTTGACACCAAACTCGTCGTTGGATAAATGGAAGAACCAAGATGTTTCAACCTACAAAAATCTTACGATAGCAATTTTGATGAAGTTTTTGGCATTAGAAAATAATTCAGATGCGAAAAGCATCAGGAGTACTCTTATTCTTTTGAACTGTTTACTGGATGGGACAGAAGAAAACTTCAAGGATTatattatcttttttttgaagctAGTCAGCAAATATGTGACGGAAATAAACCTCGAAGGTGAATTAATTGCTGTTTCACTTTTGGATATGGTCTCAAAAATATTAAGGCTATCGCACAATCGTGGTATGAAACTAGAAATATTTACCGATGATGATTCCCATTTGAAGTTTATTGATTTCTTGGTGACGAGTATATCGAAAATTAACAATACCTTGGTGATAACCTCGTATGTCAAACTGCTATCCGAGAGTATAACGTATTTCGGTAATTCTTTATTTGACATTCTATTGCCGTTGACCGCTTCTATCATACAGTGTATCCAACGGTTCTTAAATgcagagaaagaaaagggaGGATACTACCAATCAATATCACTACTTTTAGGTGCTCTTGAAGATATACTAAAAGTTTCTCACAGTTTGCTTTCGATGGACGAGAAAGACAGTTACTTCTCTGGGGTGGGAAATACCGGCGATTTTTTACAATCTGTAGTTTCTAACGTGTTTTCTAACGAGAACCAGGAAACCGGAATTAGGACACAAGGGGAGCGCGATGTAATTATCCAAGCCTTTAAACAGGTCACTGTGTGCTCTTTAGATATATGGACATGGGCTCACAAAACAACTGGAGTTATAGGGGGGAAATCCAGTAGTACCCCAAACACGGGGAATTATAATGCTTACAAATTTAAGTTCAGGTCCAAGAAGTTACTTGAAACCCTCTTTCTTCTGGAACCTATGGAGGTGCTTGAAAATCTAATTGTGATCGAATCTAGCGACATGGTAATTACGCTTATTCACGTCCTAGATGGGAATAAACCATCTTTAACCATTccattcttcttttttggaATAATTAGTAGATACAATAAAGGAAGTGTTACGAAATTTTCCATACACAAGAGCTCCAAAGGATCTGGGAGACTGGAATCATCATTAATTCATAAGTTGAAAGGTGAAACATTGATGGACTTCCTTGTCACCTACGCAAAATCGTTGGAAAATACAGCCGTCGAGGAGTTCTACAACGATTtcatcagtttctttaaaGATATCGCCTTGAACTACACATTGTATAAGCCAATAGCTTATAAGGTGATTGAATTTATTGGTATCATTGCAGAAAAGTTGCAGAAGACACAATTCAATCAACAAAAACATTACAAGAAGGAGTTGTCTGATATTTTTGTCAAGTACTTGCCCAATGCTATTGCAGAGCTACCCAGTGATGCCTTAGAAAAGAGCAAGGCACTTACAATAGTAAGGCATTTggtttcaaaagttcaGTACATTGTTAATGATACTGTTGGTGGCGATAGATTTAGCTCCATCATATCAATCATCGTTTCCCAATGTCTAACAACCCCATTGAAATATAAAGGGGAAAAGGACAGTAAACTTTCAGATGATTATTTGACATTGGCAACCTCTGTTTCCGAAGTAGGCGCTAAAGTAAAGAACTGGAAGGCTTTGATAGCAGAGATTTTTCAAGATGAGAAGAAAAGTCCCTGTTTTGGTGAGAACAAACTGTGGAATTCGATCATATACGAATGGTCCCAATACCCTGACAATAAAACCAAGTTATTAGCTGATTTACTGTTAGTAACTGGTTCAAAGAGAATGGGGATGACGCCAGCATTAATAACGTTTAATTCGTGGAACGATTCGGAGGTTGATGCCAAGTGCCAAAACatgttgaagatatcgtATCTATTGATCATTGCACCTGTGGACACATACCTTCTGGATTTCCAATCATTGATATCCTGTGTTTGCCAGTATCTGGTTGGTAACGACTCGAAAATCAAAACTACTTGCTGGATTCTTTTGAGAGTGTTGTTTTTGAGGTTCTCGGTGTCGCATTTCAATGATTACTGGGGGACGCTTTCATACTGCCTGCAAACAAATTTACAAGAGTTCTGCGAGTCAGTTCAGATCCAGCAGAATGTGGATTGCAATCTCGTCTTGCAAGTTTGCAAGACACTAGATTTATTGTTAGCGTTGGGTTACGAGGGATTTACTTCCACTAACGAATGGTTGTTTATTATTGATACTGTGAACTGTATCTTCAAAACGTATCCGTATGTGGCGTTAGTAGATAAGATCTCtgaattcaaagaatatGGAATTGGGCAGATTGGTGATATTGAATTGACCGAATCCAAGGAACTAAGACTGCCCTTACTATGCGGGGTACATTCGATAACGAAGCAGAGTCAGCTGAGAAACTTTTTCAGTGGGTTGAGTTACTCATACTATGAAAGTATGTACAGTTTGAAACCACTCGACACGCCCGCTTGTGAAACCGATGTATTCGAAGACATATTCGCTCAAGTTTAA
- the MTQ2 gene encoding S-adenosylmethionine-dependent methyltransferase (similar to Saccharomyces cerevisiae MTQ2 (YDR140W); ancestral locus Anc_8.312): MLPTPYVKCDYEKVYEPAEDSFLLLDSLEKDLQFLQTRFDGNLAIVCELGPGSGIVTTFMMQNNIPSHNGALYLALDINPWALEGTLQTATLNNCIKENGHSGYLEPVQSDLTTGLRDKQVDLLVFNPPYVPAEEVPEIPDTKENIDQWLDLALLGGVDGMEITGKVLDSLETVLSPKGVAYILFCARNKPEQLVQKIMQEDPSWDIELIEHRKAGWEVLSVYRFMHK, from the coding sequence ATGTTACCCACACCATATGTAAAGTGCGATTATGAGAAAGTTTATGAGCCGGCAGAGGATAGTTTTCTTCTCCTAGATTCCTTGGAGAAAGATTTACAATTTTTGCAGACGAGATTCGATGGCAATCTGGCAATAGTATGTGAGCTGGGACCCGGCTCTGGGATTGTAACGACATTCATGATGCAGAATAATATACCGAGTCACAATGGGGCACTGTATCTGGCTCTGGATATCAACCCATGGGCGCTTGAAGGTACTTTACAGACGGCAACACTAAATAACTGTATAAAAGAAAATGGCCATTCAGGGTATTTGGAACCGGTACAGAGCGATTTAACAACGGGTTTGAGAGACAAACAGGTTGATTTGTTAGTGTTCAATCCACCGTACGTTCCAGCAGAGGAGGTTCCAGAGATCCCAGATACAAAGGAGAATATCGACCAGTGGCTAGACCTAGCTCTGCTGGGAGGCGTTGATGGGATGGAGATTACTGGGAAGGTTCTGGACTCCTTGGAAACGGTACTCTCGCCGAAAGGCGTTGCATACATTTTGTTCTGTGCCCGAAACAAACCAGAGcaacttgtccaaaaaataatgcaAGAAGATCCTAGCTGGGATATAGAACTGATAGAGCATAGAAAGGCAGGATGGGAGGTCTTGTCCGTTTATAGATTCATGCATAAGTAA
- the PEX7 gene encoding Pex7p (similar to Saccharomyces cerevisiae PEX7 (YDR142C); ancestral locus Anc_8.316), with amino-acid sequence MLRFEMRGFSGYAVQYSPFLDSRLAVATGTNYGLIGNGKLWILDISPEGQMVTRRDYLTQDCLFDLAWSELNENQCLVAQGDGSLRLFDTTLDKYPVAVYQEHRDEVASCNWSLIGRNTFVSSGWDGLVKVWSVGRPNSVMTLKPRTRSNTAVLDRPNGTGTTNGKDCVYQAKFSPHDDSLMVCCSGDSTVSLFDLRASQPGQGPTHQFMAHSGSETLSVDFNKYRTNVIATGGVDNKIKIWDLRMLRTGPLSIRGKWPEGPRGAKQVQCTNEIVGGHELAVRKVNWSPHSSNYLLSTSYDMTCCIWQDMGYATDRTRGNNSGYGVTTGRTNASDLRNGLVSRFTAHTEFVFDGDWSLWGAPGFVATTGWDGNVFVWKGTP; translated from the coding sequence ATGTTGCGCTTCGAGATGCGCGGGTTTAGTGGGTACGCTGTGCAGTACTCCCCCTTCCTCGATAGTAGGCTCGCGGTCGCTACGGGCACGAATTACGGATTAATCGGGAACGGTAAACTATGGATATTGGATATCTCTCCAGAGGGCCAAATGGTAACTCGAAGGGATTATCTAACACAGGATTGTCTCTTTGATTTAGCATGGAGCGAACTCAATGAAAACCAGTGTCTTGTGGCGCAAGGAGATGGCAGCCTACGACTTTTCGATACAACCCTGGATAAGTACCCTGTCGCGGTGTATCAGGAGCACAGAGACGAGGTAGCAAGCTGTAACTGGTCGCTTATCGGGAGAAACACTTTTGTCTCCAGTGGATGGGATGGGCTGGTGAAGGTATGGAGCGTCGGTAGACCCAACAGTGTTATGACATTGAAACCAAGAACGAGGTCCAACACAGCGGTGCTCGACCGACCGAACGGTACAGGTACCACCAATGGGAAAGATTGTGTATACCAGGCAAAGTTTTCGCCGCATGACGATTCGTTAATGGTTTGCTGCTCAGGGGACTCGACGGTGTCCCTTTTTGATCTAAGAGCATCTCAGCCAGGTCAAGGCCCGACGCACCAATTCATGGCACACAGTGGATCAGAAACCCTCAGCGTAGACTTCAATAAGTACAGAACTAATGTTATAGCTACCGGGGGAGTCGATAACAAGATTAAGATCTGGGACTTACGAATGCTCAGAACAGGGCCCCTTTCGATTCGGGGAAAGTGGCCTGAGGGCCCAAGAGGGGCCAAGCAAGTGCAGTGCACTAACGAAATCGTCGGTGGTCACGAGTTGGCTGTCAGAAAGGTCAATTGGTCCCCGCACTCGAGCAATTACTTACTCTCCACATCATATGACATGACATGTTGCATATGGCAAGATATGGGCTATGCTACGGACCGCACCAGAGGCAACAATAGTGGGTACGGCGTAACTACGGGGAGAACAAATGCGAGTGACCTGCGCAATGGGCTCGTGTCAAGATTCACCGCTCATACAGAGTTTGTATTCGACGGAGACTGGTCGCTCTGGGGTGCGCCAGGGTTTGTGGCGACTACCGGCTGGGATGGGAACGTGTTCGTGTGGAAAGGCACTCCCTAA